Genomic segment of Candidatus Protochlamydia amoebophila UWE25:
GAAACAAATATTTTAGGTACTTTTTCTTTATTAGAAGTGGTGAGAAAAAATCCTCACATTCATTTTCACCACGTTTCAACAGATGAAGTATATGGAACATTAGGGGCAGAAGGTTATTTTACAGAAGAAACAGCTTATCGACCTAACTCTCCTTACTCGGCTTCGAAGGCTTCATCTGACCATCTTGTTCGCGCTTATCATCATACCTATCATTTATCCACTTGCATTTCTAATTGTAGTAACAATTATGGACCTTATCATTTCCCTGAAAAATTGATTCCAGTCATGATTTTGAACTGTTTGGATCGTAAACCCTTACCTGTCTATGGACAGGGAGTTAATGTGCGTGATTGGTTGTATGTAGAAGACCACGCTAAGGCTCTTTACTTATTGCTTCAAAAAGGAAGAAGTGGGGAAACTTACAATATTGGTGGAGAAGCAGAATGGCGAAATATTGATTTGATACATGAAATCATCAGACAAATTGCAATTACTCAGCAAATAGAAGTTTCTGAACTTGAAAAGCTCATCACTTATGTTAAAGATCGGCCTGGCCATGATTTGCGTTATGCTATTGATTGTTCTAAAATCAAAAATGAGTTTGGCTGGTCTCCTTCCCTCCGTTTTGAAGAAGGTCTCCATAAGACTATTCAATGGTACATACAAAATGAACAATGGGTAAAAAATATCCAAACGGGTAGTTATCGAAGATGGATAGAGCTTAATTACGCCGATCGTTAAATGAAGAGACTTTTTTTCGAAAGAGATCCCATTAATCCATGGCGACTTGCTGAGTTTTATTTGTGGTATTTTTTTTGCATAACCAAATTAAAGGAATGCAGGCCAAGAACACCCATCCTGTTAGCCAAAAGACATCATTAACAGCTAATAAATACGATTGAGCGGACAATAAATCTTCCAGAATAAGATTGGATTCAGGTTGACTTAAGCTAAGTGATTGTTTTAAATTTTCGTAAAATTCCCATGTTAAAGGGTCATAGATTGTCGTTGCTTCTGTTAAACGGCTATGGTGAAAAATTTCTCTACGATCCCATAAAGTAACATACAAAGCCGTTCCGAATCCTCCTCCAGCAATTAATCGAATAAAATTAAAGATTCCTGAGGCGCCCGCTAATTCGTGATTAGGAATGGGAGACAATGAAATTGTTACAAGAGGGATAAAAAAGAAGCTGAGACCGATTCCTTGAAAAAAGCGAGGAAGCATCAATTTAAATAAACTGACAGAAGGGGTCAATTCACTAAACCAAAAGAATGTTAGTCCAAAACTGATAAAACTAAATGTTGTCATGATTCTTGGATCAAATCGACTAACACTTTTTCCGATTGTAGAAGATAAAAATAGAGGAATTATTCCAATTGGCATAACAGCAAATCCTGCCCAAAAAGCCGTGTAACCCATTTCTGTTTCTAACCAAAGGGGAAGTAAGACAGCGCTTCCAAAAAACATGAGAAATCCTATCGCTCCCAAAATTGTTCCAATTGTAAAGTTACGATGTCTAAAATAAGAAAAATTCATGACTGGATGTTTCGCATAATAGTTCCATGGAATAAAAATTGTAAAAGCGATTACGCAAGTCACGATAAGGACACGAATAGTCAAAGAGT
This window contains:
- the rfbB gene encoding dTDP-glucose 4,6-dehydratase, coding for MQPRKVQNILVTGGAGFIGSAFIRYLLAPETEFKGTCINFDALTYAGNLENLASLSSDPRYIFEQGNICNEAFIEHVCQEHAIDTIIHFAAESHVDRSILGPKVFIETNILGTFSLLEVVRKNPHIHFHHVSTDEVYGTLGAEGYFTEETAYRPNSPYSASKASSDHLVRAYHHTYHLSTCISNCSNNYGPYHFPEKLIPVMILNCLDRKPLPVYGQGVNVRDWLYVEDHAKALYLLLQKGRSGETYNIGGEAEWRNIDLIHEIIRQIAITQQIEVSELEKLITYVKDRPGHDLRYAIDCSKIKNEFGWSPSLRFEEGLHKTIQWYIQNEQWVKNIQTGSYRRWIELNYADR
- a CDS encoding DHA2 family efflux MFS transporter permease subunit, whose translation is MPVKTLSPAALIILTLALGLGTFIQVLDSSIANVSISHIAGDLAVSPNQGTWVITSFAISNGIVLAITGWLAARFGRVRLFIWSTSLFSITSWLCGLAWDLNVLILFRTLQGASAGALIPLSQALLLTNYPEEKKGVALGFWSMIVIVAPILGPIVGGYITDNYGWPWIFYINIPIGFLSAWMTGLLIQDPPHEGKSKVPLDLTGLLLLTIGISSLQVFLDKGQELDWLNSLTIRVLIVTCVIAFTIFIPWNYYAKHPVMNFSYFRHRNFTIGTILGAIGFLMFFGSAVLLPLWLETEMGYTAFWAGFAVMPIGIIPLFLSSTIGKSVSRFDPRIMTTFSFISFGLTFFWFSELTPSVSLFKLMLPRFFQGIGLSFFFIPLVTISLSPIPNHELAGASGIFNFIRLIAGGGFGTALYVTLWDRREIFHHSRLTEATTIYDPLTWEFYENLKQSLSLSQPESNLILEDLLSAQSYLLAVNDVFWLTGWVFLACIPLIWLCKKNTTNKTQQVAMD